The Desulfoscipio gibsoniae DSM 7213 genome contains a region encoding:
- the glpX gene encoding class II fructose-bisphosphatase, producing MERELTLELVRVTEMAALASAQWMGRGRKNEADEAATNAMRTMFDSVCVNGTVVIGEGEMDEAPMLYIGEKVGNSETPEVDVAVDPLEGTNILAKGLPNAMSVIAIADKGNLLHAPDMYMDKLAVGPRAAGLINLDDPIEKTLETVARVNNKRIVDCTVMILDRPRHQKLIEAVRGAGARVRLIGDGDVAAALATAFDDTGIDICAGIGGAPEGVIAAAALKAMGGDMQARLIPEDDSEYQRCLSMGIEDPNRILTMDDLVRGDDAIFAATGVTDGELLKGVRFRGGELAETYSLVMRAKSRTVRFINTVHNLKYKPHYLLIKEK from the coding sequence ATGGAAAGAGAACTGACGCTGGAATTGGTGCGGGTTACCGAAATGGCCGCCCTGGCTTCCGCGCAGTGGATGGGCAGAGGGCGCAAAAACGAGGCCGACGAAGCCGCCACCAATGCTATGCGCACCATGTTCGATTCAGTATGCGTGAACGGTACCGTAGTCATAGGCGAGGGGGAAATGGACGAGGCACCAATGTTATATATCGGTGAAAAGGTGGGCAACTCCGAGACACCGGAAGTGGATGTGGCGGTGGACCCGCTGGAGGGGACCAATATTCTGGCCAAGGGGCTGCCCAACGCCATGTCGGTGATTGCCATTGCCGATAAGGGCAATTTACTGCATGCTCCGGATATGTATATGGATAAACTGGCCGTGGGCCCGCGGGCCGCCGGCCTGATCAACCTGGACGACCCCATTGAAAAAACATTGGAAACAGTGGCCAGGGTCAATAACAAGCGCATTGTGGACTGCACCGTAATGATCCTTGACCGTCCCCGGCACCAGAAGCTGATTGAAGCTGTACGGGGGGCAGGTGCCCGGGTGCGCCTCATCGGCGACGGTGACGTGGCCGCAGCCCTGGCCACTGCTTTTGACGATACGGGCATTGATATCTGCGCCGGTATCGGCGGCGCCCCCGAGGGTGTAATCGCAGCGGCGGCGCTGAAAGCCATGGGCGGTGATATGCAGGCCCGGCTGATACCTGAGGATGACAGCGAATACCAGCGGTGCCTGAGCATGGGCATTGAAGACCCCAATCGCATTTTAACCATGGACGACCTGGTACGGGGGGACGACGCCATTTTCGCGGCCACCGGCGTAACCGACGGGGAGCTGCTCAAGGGAGTGCGTTTCAGGGGCGGCGAGCTGGCCGAAACTTACTCGCTGGTGATGCGGGCCAAGAGTCGCACAGTGCGCTTTATCAATACAGTACATAATTTAAAATATAAGCCGCATTACTTACTGATTAAAGAAAAATAA